In Thunnus maccoyii chromosome 3, fThuMac1.1, whole genome shotgun sequence, the following proteins share a genomic window:
- the LOC121894207 gene encoding bile acid-CoA:amino acid N-acyltransferase-like isoform X1 yields the protein MQDKGLRLISNRREVLSQANPGSRVYISPWDQLADSDNIMVRATLSMVTLRQLIDMKMIPCITLHRRLTCLHHTAGAVRWRSSYRQAPVLTATPARALIDEHISVKGRFLTPHCPVTVCAQMHSEDGDLWESFAHYNTNADGTINLARDQSVGGSYLGCEPMGLFWALQPALGGREGLRLRKKNVETPYVVHMSLLEGHVSPSEQQSTELAAVTTERWYVAPGVKRIDVRQNGVVGTLFLPPGPGPFPAMLDLWGMGGGLVEYRSALFASRGYASLSLAYFGHKDLPAPQNSINVGDAYFKSAFQLLQDHHQVCANRIGIIGLSFGVYLTLRIATEYGVKPSCVICINGPIGSTIRLSDSDGRFEQFESDDKYWTYDDQGHVSFRDISLPTNLLPETKVKIENVACPLMYIVGEDDLSASSIENANVIEETLRAAGKSHLFTRLSYPGAGHLIEPPYSPNSRSSLWSVKPKKLITLWGGHLAPHAAAQEDAWKKILDCMETNLRL from the exons ATGCAGGACAAAGGTCTGAGGTTAATTTCTAACAGAAGAGAAGTTCTCAGTCAGGCAAATCCTGGCAGCAGAGTGTACATTTCACCCTGGGATCAGCT GGCTGACAGTGACAACATAATGGTGAGGGCAACCCTGAGTATGGTAACACTACGGCAGCTCATAGACATGAAAATGATCCCGTGCATCACTCTACACAGGAGGCTGACATGTTTGCATCATACAGCAG GTGCAGTTCGATGGAGGAGCAGCTATAGACAAGCCCCCGTATTGACAGCCACACCTGCTCGTGCCCTCATAGATGAACACATCAGCGTTAAAGGACGTTTCCTGACACCACACTGTCCAGTTACAGTCTGTGCACAAATGCACAGTGAAGATGGGGACCTGTGGGAGTCATTTGCCCACTATAATACAAATGCAGATGGTACTATCAACT TGGCCAGAGATCAATCAGTCGGGGGTTCGTATTTGGGCTGTGAGCCAATGGGACTCTTCTGGGCACTACAGCCGGCTCTGGGGGGACGAGAAGGTTTGAG gctgaggaaaaaaaacgtAGAGACTCCATACGTGGTGCACATGTCCTTACTGGAGGGCCACGTGTCACCCAGTGAGCAACAGAGCACTGAGCTGGCTGCTGTGACTACTGAGCGCTGGTATGTGGCACCAGGCGTAAAGAGAATAGATGTTCGCCAAAATGGAGTTGTAGGAACCTTATTCTTACCGCCCG GTCCAGGCCCGTTTCCAGCCATGCTGGACCTGTGGGGAATGGGTGGAGGACTAGTAGAGTACCGCTCCGCCCTGTTTGCATCCAGGGGTTATGCTAGCCTTTCCCTCGCCTACTTTGGGCACAAAGACTTACCTGCCCCACAGAATAGCATCAATGTTGGTGATGCATATTTCAAG tcagctttccAACTACTTCAAGATCATCATCAGGTCTGTGCCAACAGAATTGGGATCATTGGTCTCTCCTTCGGAGTCTACTTGACTCTTCGAATTGCCACTGAGTACGGTGTCAAA CCTTCCTGTGTGATTTGTATCAACGGACCAATTGGAAGTACCATCAGGCTCTCAGACTCAGATGGCAGGTTTGAACAATTTGAAAG TGACGATAAATATTGGACATATGATGACCAAGGCCATGTCAGTTTTAGAGATATCTCCCTGCCTACAAACCTTTTACCTGAGACCAAAGTGAAG ATTGAGAATGTTGCTTGTCCATTAATGTACATAGTGGGTGAAGATGACCTGAGTGCTTCAAGCATTGAGAACGCAAACGTG ATCGAGGAGACTCTGAGAGCTGCAGGTAAATCCCACCTGTTTACCCGTCTGTCATATCCCGGTGCTGGTCACCTGATCGAACCGCCTTACTCACCAAACTCAAGATCATCGCTGTGGAGCGTTAAACCAAAAAAAC TCATCACTCTGTGGGGAGGTCACCTCGCACCCCACGCTGCTGCCCAGGAAGATGCCTGGAAGAAAATCCTGGATTGTATGGAAACTAATCTGAGGTTATGA
- the LOC121894211 gene encoding protein S100-B-like, with protein sequence MSDLESSMVTIIQVFHKYSGHKCKLKKAELKALIDNEMSHFILKIQENETLDELFADLDQNGDLEIDFQEFITLIAMVTSACHELFIPNYQKK encoded by the exons ATGTCAGACCTGGAGAGCAGCATGGTCACCATCATCCAAGTGTTTCACAAATACTCGGGTCATAAATGCAAGCTGAAGAAAGCAGAGCTTAAAGCGCTCATCGACAACGAGATGAGTCATTTCATACTG AAAATCCAAGAGAACGAAACCCTGGATGAGCTCTTTGCAGACCTCGACCAGAACGGAGACCTGGAGATTGACTTCCAAGAGTTCATTACCCTCATCGCCATGGTCACCTCAGCATGCCATGAACTCTTCATCCCAAACTACCAAAAGAAATAG
- the LOC121894207 gene encoding bile acid-CoA:amino acid N-acyltransferase-like isoform X2 — protein MVRATLSMVTLRQLIDMKMIPCITLHRRLTCLHHTAGAVRWRSSYRQAPVLTATPARALIDEHISVKGRFLTPHCPVTVCAQMHSEDGDLWESFAHYNTNADGTINLARDQSVGGSYLGCEPMGLFWALQPALGGREGLRLRKKNVETPYVVHMSLLEGHVSPSEQQSTELAAVTTERWYVAPGVKRIDVRQNGVVGTLFLPPGPGPFPAMLDLWGMGGGLVEYRSALFASRGYASLSLAYFGHKDLPAPQNSINVGDAYFKSAFQLLQDHHQVCANRIGIIGLSFGVYLTLRIATEYGVKPSCVICINGPIGSTIRLSDSDGRFEQFESDDKYWTYDDQGHVSFRDISLPTNLLPETKVKIENVACPLMYIVGEDDLSASSIENANVIEETLRAAGKSHLFTRLSYPGAGHLIEPPYSPNSRSSLWSVKPKKLITLWGGHLAPHAAAQEDAWKKILDCMETNLRL, from the exons ATGGTGAGGGCAACCCTGAGTATGGTAACACTACGGCAGCTCATAGACATGAAAATGATCCCGTGCATCACTCTACACAGGAGGCTGACATGTTTGCATCATACAGCAG GTGCAGTTCGATGGAGGAGCAGCTATAGACAAGCCCCCGTATTGACAGCCACACCTGCTCGTGCCCTCATAGATGAACACATCAGCGTTAAAGGACGTTTCCTGACACCACACTGTCCAGTTACAGTCTGTGCACAAATGCACAGTGAAGATGGGGACCTGTGGGAGTCATTTGCCCACTATAATACAAATGCAGATGGTACTATCAACT TGGCCAGAGATCAATCAGTCGGGGGTTCGTATTTGGGCTGTGAGCCAATGGGACTCTTCTGGGCACTACAGCCGGCTCTGGGGGGACGAGAAGGTTTGAG gctgaggaaaaaaaacgtAGAGACTCCATACGTGGTGCACATGTCCTTACTGGAGGGCCACGTGTCACCCAGTGAGCAACAGAGCACTGAGCTGGCTGCTGTGACTACTGAGCGCTGGTATGTGGCACCAGGCGTAAAGAGAATAGATGTTCGCCAAAATGGAGTTGTAGGAACCTTATTCTTACCGCCCG GTCCAGGCCCGTTTCCAGCCATGCTGGACCTGTGGGGAATGGGTGGAGGACTAGTAGAGTACCGCTCCGCCCTGTTTGCATCCAGGGGTTATGCTAGCCTTTCCCTCGCCTACTTTGGGCACAAAGACTTACCTGCCCCACAGAATAGCATCAATGTTGGTGATGCATATTTCAAG tcagctttccAACTACTTCAAGATCATCATCAGGTCTGTGCCAACAGAATTGGGATCATTGGTCTCTCCTTCGGAGTCTACTTGACTCTTCGAATTGCCACTGAGTACGGTGTCAAA CCTTCCTGTGTGATTTGTATCAACGGACCAATTGGAAGTACCATCAGGCTCTCAGACTCAGATGGCAGGTTTGAACAATTTGAAAG TGACGATAAATATTGGACATATGATGACCAAGGCCATGTCAGTTTTAGAGATATCTCCCTGCCTACAAACCTTTTACCTGAGACCAAAGTGAAG ATTGAGAATGTTGCTTGTCCATTAATGTACATAGTGGGTGAAGATGACCTGAGTGCTTCAAGCATTGAGAACGCAAACGTG ATCGAGGAGACTCTGAGAGCTGCAGGTAAATCCCACCTGTTTACCCGTCTGTCATATCCCGGTGCTGGTCACCTGATCGAACCGCCTTACTCACCAAACTCAAGATCATCGCTGTGGAGCGTTAAACCAAAAAAAC TCATCACTCTGTGGGGAGGTCACCTCGCACCCCACGCTGCTGCCCAGGAAGATGCCTGGAAGAAAATCCTGGATTGTATGGAAACTAATCTGAGGTTATGA
- the inpp1 gene encoding inositol polyphosphate 1-phosphatase, whose amino-acid sequence MADLLRLLLRVAEKAADVARVCRQEAPLFQLLVQEKTGDDKNKKFVQDFKTLADVVIQEVIRHDVGAQFPEMVGFIHGEESNKFENGLGESVTVTVCGTEEETATLLATVLDGNHTAASLLARAIHQDPATIDANTDGLSVPLSPSELGIWIDPIDATSQYIEGREEVLEEGHLSPSGLHCALVLIGVYLRSTGEPVMGVINQPFNHKDPAGGGWRGKHFWGVSFGNVNVCSVSRPKDGPAGGRGLSAVLSSSEKQVVKETLTSLCGPDKLMYASGAGYKILCVIQGLADVYVLSEGSTFKWDSCAPHALLRALGGGVADLTRSLQSSSAAQNHQAELTYHQPYIEAKGADRWANHGGLVAYRDCSQLCSIISALKGKL is encoded by the exons ATGGCTGATCTGCTGAGGCTGCTGCTCCGGGTGGCTGAGAAAGCGGCTGACGTGGCTCGGGTCTGCAGGCAGGAGGCTCCCCTTTTTCAGCTCCTCGTTCAAGAAAAAACTGGAGATGACAAGAACAAGAAGTTCGTCCAGGACTTCAAGACACTTGCGGATGTTGTGATCCAGGAGGTGATCCGACATGATGTTGGCGCTCAG TTCCCTGAGATGGTCGGCTTCATCCATGGAGAGGAGTCCAACAAGTTTGAAAATGGGCTTG GAGAGAGTGTGACGGTCACAGTGTGCGGCACAGAGGAGGAGACTGCCACACTGCTGGCCACTGTGCTGGACGGCAACCACACAGCGGCGTCTCTCCTGGCGCGCGCCATCCACCAAGACCCGGCAACAATTGATGCCAACACAGATGGTCTGTCGGTGCCCCTCAGCCCCTCCGAGCTCGGCATCTGGATCGACCCCATAG atGCCACCAGCCAGTACATAGAGGGCCGAGAGGAGGTGCTGGAGGAGGGCCACCTATCTCCTTCAGGTCTGCACTGTGCTTTGGTTCTGATCGGGGTTTACCTCCGGAGCACGGGAGAGCCCGTCATGGGCGTCATCAACCAGCCGTTCAACCACAAAGATCCAGCAGGTGGAGG CTGGAGGGGGAAGCATTTCTGGGGTGTGTCCTTCGGCAACGTCAATGTCTGCTCAGTGTCTCGGCCCAAAGACGGACCTGCAGGCGGGCGAGGGCTGTCGGCGGTGCTGAGCTCCAGTGAGAAGCAGGTGGTGAAGGAAACCCTGACCTCGCTGTGCGGCCCTGACAAACTGATGTACGCCTCCGGAGCCGGCTACAAAATCCTGTGTGTCATTCAGGGCCTGGCTGACGTCTACGTCCTCTCAGAGGGAAGCACCTTTAAGTGGGACTCCTGCGCTCCTCATGCCCTGCTCCGAGCCCTCGGAGGGGGAGTGGCGGACCTGACAAGGAGTTTACAGTCCAGCTCTGCAGCACAGAATCACCAGGCAGAACTGACCTATCACCAGCCTTACATCGAGGCTAAAGGTGCAGACCGCTGGGCGAACCACGGAGGCCTGGTGGCTTATCGAGACTGTTCTCAGCTCTGCAGCATCATCAGCGCTCTGAAAGGCAAGCTGTAG